A genome region from Sphingorhabdus sp. SMR4y includes the following:
- a CDS encoding Trm112 family protein: protein MTRTALVHDEQANELVSEAAGLAYPIRDGIPVMLVEEARKL from the coding sequence ATGACGCGGACGGCACTTGTTCATGATGAGCAAGCAAATGAACTGGTCAGCGAGGCTGCCGGCCTTGCCTATCCGATTCGCGATGGCATTCCGGTGATGCTGGTGGAAGAGGCGCGGAAGCTGTAG
- the folD gene encoding bifunctional methylenetetrahydrofolate dehydrogenase/methenyltetrahydrofolate cyclohydrolase FolD has protein sequence MTAAQIIDGKAFAAGLRERIRDAVPAFVKQAGRAPGLAVVLVGEDPASQVYVASKHKATIAAGMESFEHRLPADVAQEELITLVEQLNADESVDGILVQLPLPRGLDEKAVVMAIDSDKDVDGLHVINAGRLASGEDALIPCTPLGSLMLLKDTLGDLTGLDAVVVGRSILVGKPMAQLLLGENCTVTMAHSRTRDLPDVVRRADIVVAAVGRAEMVKGDWLKDGAVVIDVGINRLDPEPGKEKGRLVGDVATAEAMDHVRAITPVPGGVGPMTIAVLLRNTLVAASARAGLEKPEGL, from the coding sequence TTGACCGCAGCGCAGATCATTGACGGCAAGGCCTTTGCTGCCGGCCTGCGCGAACGGATCAGGGACGCCGTGCCGGCTTTTGTAAAGCAGGCGGGGCGTGCGCCCGGTCTGGCCGTTGTTCTGGTCGGCGAAGACCCTGCCAGCCAGGTCTATGTCGCCTCCAAGCACAAGGCGACCATTGCCGCCGGCATGGAAAGCTTCGAGCACCGCTTGCCCGCCGATGTTGCGCAGGAAGAGCTGATCACGCTGGTCGAGCAATTGAATGCCGACGAGAGTGTGGACGGCATATTGGTGCAACTGCCGCTGCCCCGGGGCCTCGACGAAAAAGCCGTGGTCATGGCGATCGATTCGGACAAGGATGTGGACGGCCTGCACGTGATCAATGCCGGCCGGCTGGCCAGTGGCGAAGACGCGCTGATTCCCTGCACGCCGCTGGGCAGCCTGATGCTGCTGAAAGATACTTTGGGCGACCTCACCGGCCTCGACGCCGTTGTCGTCGGCCGCTCGATTCTGGTCGGCAAGCCGATGGCGCAGTTGCTGCTCGGTGAAAATTGCACCGTCACCATGGCGCATAGTCGAACCCGCGATCTTCCCGACGTCGTTCGCCGCGCCGATATTGTCGTCGCCGCCGTTGGCCGGGCTGAGATGGTCAAGGGCGACTGGCTGAAGGACGGCGCGGTGGTGATCGATGTCGGTATCAATCGACTCGACCCCGAACCAGGCAAGGAAAAGGGCCGTCTGGTCGGTGATGTTGCGACCGCGGAAGCCATGGATCATGTCCGGGCGATCACGCCGGTACCCGGAGGGGTTGGCCCGATGACCATTGCAGTGCTATTGCGCAATACGCTGGTCGCTGCATCCGCGCGCGCCGGACTGGAAAAACCGGAAGGTCTCTAA
- a CDS encoding tetratricopeptide repeat protein codes for MASPISEEQRAQVLRAETRILLQSPDFIRSPVMSQLLNYLVEEAISNPDHPPKAYQVAVDGLGRTEDFDVQADSYPRVQVGRLRKMLAAYYSKHQSATRLHIPIGHYAVEILDDDGTAPAEPEMAGTEDIGPEGSPPAEPFRDRRFNNGLAIIGLLAILLIAAISLIWFLNRSDPLASDTAISADYDTLPPKIYIAVSRAEDGVAGSSKSAEIQQFFEDSFARSSQVRLAAAGGPDIVSANGQNAYLFESRVIAGPSGPEIKFLLTSLIEDETIWSTTIAMPASPAEFPETLGPISSRITSIFGLVATDQRKYLTDDAMIGYPCLLRFESYRNNRDPELLPVVDSCIQKSLAADPFDSQILAAASFISFLRKEATGREPNPEQGLEYARRAMVRGRENASANFALARSSFFNGNCSRGKEFAEKAAALDPYEATIQAQTGAFLFGCGDPAGTRYLRRAIALDPRGSLVAETALVLTLMAEGKNEQALEYAEQIVPSSTAAGPYYDITMAMVYARNGRTQDARTSWRQLVATYGTDQDENPEQLLKRLITNPMLAERALQQLVKSGLITE; via the coding sequence ATGGCCTCACCCATTTCAGAAGAGCAACGGGCGCAGGTGCTCCGCGCTGAAACGCGTATCTTGTTACAATCGCCGGATTTCATCCGTTCGCCAGTCATGTCTCAATTGCTGAACTATCTGGTTGAAGAAGCGATTTCCAATCCGGACCATCCGCCGAAAGCCTATCAGGTTGCGGTGGACGGGCTCGGTCGTACCGAGGATTTCGACGTCCAGGCCGACAGCTATCCCCGCGTGCAAGTGGGCCGGCTGCGCAAGATGCTGGCGGCGTATTACAGCAAGCATCAGAGCGCGACACGCCTGCATATCCCGATCGGCCATTATGCGGTGGAAATATTGGACGATGACGGCACCGCACCCGCCGAACCGGAAATGGCCGGGACGGAGGATATTGGCCCCGAGGGTTCACCACCCGCCGAACCTTTTCGCGACCGCCGGTTCAATAACGGACTGGCCATCATCGGACTGCTCGCGATCCTGCTGATCGCTGCGATCAGTCTGATCTGGTTCCTGAACAGGTCCGATCCGCTCGCTTCCGACACTGCCATAAGCGCGGATTACGATACGCTGCCCCCGAAAATCTATATCGCCGTTTCGCGAGCGGAAGACGGAGTGGCAGGCAGCAGCAAGTCTGCCGAGATACAGCAATTTTTCGAAGATAGCTTTGCCCGGTCATCGCAAGTACGGCTGGCGGCTGCCGGCGGACCGGACATCGTTTCGGCGAACGGCCAGAATGCCTATCTGTTCGAAAGCCGGGTTATCGCGGGCCCGAGCGGTCCGGAAATAAAATTCCTGCTGACATCTCTGATCGAGGACGAGACGATCTGGTCTACGACGATCGCAATGCCTGCTTCACCGGCGGAGTTTCCGGAAACGCTCGGTCCGATATCGAGTCGAATCACCAGCATTTTCGGATTGGTCGCCACCGACCAGCGCAAGTATCTGACGGATGACGCGATGATCGGCTATCCGTGCCTGCTGCGCTTCGAGAGTTACCGGAACAATCGCGATCCCGAGCTGTTGCCGGTTGTTGATTCCTGCATCCAGAAATCTCTGGCTGCCGATCCGTTTGACAGCCAGATTCTTGCGGCTGCCTCGTTCATTTCCTTTCTGCGGAAAGAAGCGACCGGCAGGGAACCCAATCCAGAGCAGGGACTGGAATATGCGCGCCGCGCCATGGTGCGTGGAAGGGAGAACGCGTCGGCCAATTTCGCGCTCGCCAGATCGAGTTTTTTCAACGGCAATTGTAGCCGGGGCAAGGAATTCGCCGAAAAAGCCGCTGCGCTAGATCCCTATGAGGCCACTATCCAGGCCCAGACCGGTGCTTTTCTCTTCGGTTGCGGCGATCCGGCAGGCACCAGATATCTGAGGCGTGCGATTGCCCTGGATCCTCGTGGCTCGCTGGTCGCGGAGACCGCGCTGGTGCTCACTCTGATGGCGGAAGGCAAAAATGAGCAAGCGTTGGAATATGCGGAGCAGATCGTTCCGTCCAGCACCGCTGCCGGGCCTTATTATGATATAACCATGGCGATGGTCTATGCCAGAAATGGCAGAACGCAGGACGCTCGAACGTCATGGCGGCAGTTGGTTGCCACCTATGGCACCGATCAAGACGAGAATCCCGAGCAGTTGCTCAAGCGCCTGATCACCAACCCTATGCTGGCCGAACGCGCATTGCAGCAACTGGTGAAGAGCGGCTTGATCACCGAATAG
- a CDS encoding helix-turn-helix transcriptional regulator — protein sequence MTKACCDTLNEKEKEVLHLLLLGHDAKTAAREIDVTPNVINERLRSARQKLQVTSSKAAARMLADHEGLAPKFFVPKNIGIVEKPKSDAIYPLPGQQAATPDRVREVQSAYQSYSTFSNSLLSVPFRKQGETSNDLSKEARIWAIADLSVKLAFSFAFVCLAAMLVSRLLDPS from the coding sequence ATGACCAAAGCCTGTTGTGATACGCTGAACGAGAAAGAGAAAGAGGTTCTCCACCTGTTGCTGCTTGGCCATGACGCCAAAACCGCAGCCCGGGAAATTGACGTTACGCCTAATGTCATCAACGAACGGCTCCGGTCGGCGCGCCAGAAGCTGCAGGTTACGAGCAGCAAGGCAGCGGCCCGGATGCTGGCAGATCACGAAGGTCTGGCACCCAAATTTTTTGTGCCCAAGAATATTGGGATTGTCGAAAAGCCGAAATCAGACGCAATCTATCCCCTGCCTGGACAACAGGCAGCGACACCGGACAGGGTCAGGGAAGTGCAATCGGCTTATCAGTCCTATTCCACTTTCTCCAACTCGTTACTTTCGGTGCCGTTCCGCAAGCAGGGAGAAACGAGTAACGATCTGAGCAAGGAAGCGCGAATATGGGCCATTGCCGACTTGTCGGTCAAGCTGGCATTTTCCTTCGCCTTCGTCTGTCTCGCCGCGATGTTAGTGAGCAGGTTGCTGGATCCGAGCTGA
- a CDS encoding spore coat U domain-containing protein: MKTVKNTISLAAIIGGLGICGTATAGTATGSLPVSAIVLENCTVVSTPLVFGALTEVGASDVDSTAVLTLTCTPNADFFVAMDEGVNASSGARRMKNALSDEFLPYEIYTDNTYATVWGSTEGTDTVAGTAPLGVATLTAYGRIDEGVSSVSAGTYADTVTITVNF, encoded by the coding sequence ATGAAAACAGTAAAAAACACCATTTCGTTAGCCGCCATAATTGGTGGCCTTGGCATCTGTGGAACTGCCACTGCGGGCACCGCAACGGGCTCACTGCCAGTTTCGGCCATCGTGCTGGAAAATTGCACAGTTGTCTCCACACCGCTTGTTTTTGGAGCACTTACCGAGGTCGGTGCATCTGATGTAGACAGCACTGCGGTTTTGACATTGACGTGCACACCAAATGCAGACTTTTTTGTCGCGATGGACGAAGGCGTAAATGCTTCATCAGGCGCACGACGCATGAAAAATGCTCTTTCGGATGAATTTTTGCCTTATGAAATTTACACCGACAACACCTATGCGACAGTTTGGGGCAGTACGGAGGGTACCGACACCGTTGCTGGTACTGCTCCGCTTGGCGTCGCGACTTTGACCGCATATGGCCGCATCGATGAAGGTGTGAGTTCGGTGAGCGCCGGCACCTATGCCGACACCGTTACAATTACGGTTAATTTCTAA
- a CDS encoding fimbria/pilus outer membrane usher protein: MRSRRKVALEATSGLATVFCLVHAGEANASNDPFALPTQSSSSSNPQHFGDGTLNEVKLQPAGNYVLFADITVNGEQLKRVAKLMDRNGDLAISAESAIYAGLVDKMPKQDYIALKDIAGISFTFDPLSYHLDIRKRRNSDGPNLVDFGRGSRDRTGAGSPITAFMVDYDLSASVNNRETSASGLVNARLVRGNVAAQSNFRVQTRPASGQPHAIRLDSAITINKPDTMARATLGDFISAAPANSRAVRMGGLQLATDFALRPDLITYPLPDYSGDVAVTSGLDLLINDRRLTNTEIEPGEFSVRSIPVPIGRSEIGVIVRDALGREQIQSVNFYSSRSLLAPGLINAAINIGAIRRNYGRHSNDYGKLAASMMYRRGFSPKFTGEVALELQNGFTNAGGGGSLAIGSIGLLSGDFRLSSFRPALGPARRGTMFGASFESLGPVVSFRVEAQRVSDGYDDLASANGDAAPRSLFSANINFDLKDLGAFRLTAVEQRRQRSEFIDDNSRTTRVLSASYRNSLSAGANFFVDLSHRSGAGQPGATSILLGLSIQFGAKTNAQLSASFQGNRDQTELGVFRPDSLPGDVGYALQAGVGVVERISGLISYRGDWGRIQGQAENIEGQSAARVSARGSLIFADNQLFASERTNGGIVVVDAGGVEGVTVERENRPAGKTQRSGKFLLTEITPFVPTKVGIDPKTLPRDALARKLNDMIVVAPRSATKLDLGISRYVPLRFQLSDMRGQIVAPGTVVSALPSRSEYIVGFDGMIEINEALGDTELRLERFDGSVCHASMQFMMPAENDGVAALSCDAQTRALPLAAMGIEQIKRRRN; this comes from the coding sequence ATGCGATCCCGACGCAAAGTTGCTCTTGAGGCCACATCTGGCTTAGCGACTGTCTTTTGCTTGGTGCACGCCGGAGAGGCAAACGCATCAAATGATCCGTTCGCACTGCCAACGCAATCCTCCAGTAGTAGCAATCCTCAACATTTTGGTGACGGAACGCTAAATGAGGTAAAACTGCAACCAGCGGGGAATTATGTCCTCTTCGCCGACATTACCGTCAACGGAGAGCAGCTAAAGCGAGTCGCCAAGTTGATGGACCGCAACGGGGACCTAGCGATCTCTGCGGAAAGCGCGATTTACGCTGGCTTGGTCGATAAAATGCCCAAACAGGATTATATCGCGCTCAAGGACATTGCGGGCATCAGCTTCACATTTGACCCACTCAGCTACCATCTCGATATTCGCAAACGCCGCAACTCCGACGGGCCCAATTTGGTTGATTTTGGAAGAGGCTCTAGAGATCGCACCGGCGCAGGAAGCCCAATTACCGCTTTCATGGTCGATTATGATCTGAGCGCCAGCGTCAATAATCGCGAGACCAGTGCTTCCGGATTGGTTAATGCACGCCTGGTGCGCGGTAATGTTGCAGCCCAGAGTAATTTTCGTGTCCAGACCAGGCCCGCCAGTGGTCAGCCCCACGCGATCCGTCTCGACAGCGCAATCACCATAAACAAGCCGGACACGATGGCGCGCGCGACCCTCGGAGACTTTATCAGCGCTGCGCCCGCCAATAGCCGGGCTGTAAGAATGGGCGGCCTTCAGCTTGCCACTGATTTTGCCTTGCGGCCTGATCTGATCACTTACCCATTACCGGATTATAGCGGTGATGTCGCTGTGACGTCAGGACTTGACTTGCTCATCAATGACCGGCGGTTGACCAATACTGAAATCGAACCCGGAGAATTTTCAGTCCGCAGCATTCCAGTTCCAATCGGACGTAGCGAGATTGGTGTAATCGTCCGTGATGCGCTGGGGCGGGAGCAGATACAGAGCGTCAATTTTTATAGCTCCCGGTCCTTGCTGGCTCCGGGTTTGATCAATGCCGCTATCAATATCGGCGCTATCCGACGGAATTACGGACGCCACAGCAACGACTATGGCAAACTGGCGGCGAGCATGATGTACCGCCGCGGTTTTAGTCCGAAGTTTACTGGTGAGGTCGCGCTGGAACTGCAAAACGGCTTTACCAATGCGGGCGGTGGCGGAAGCCTTGCCATCGGTTCGATCGGCCTGCTTAGCGGAGATTTCCGATTGAGCAGCTTTCGCCCCGCTCTTGGGCCAGCGCGGCGCGGCACGATGTTTGGTGCATCATTTGAAAGTCTTGGCCCGGTGGTTTCCTTTCGAGTGGAGGCGCAGCGGGTATCCGATGGCTATGATGATCTGGCAAGTGCCAACGGGGATGCCGCGCCGAGATCGTTGTTTTCTGCCAATATCAATTTCGATTTGAAGGATTTAGGGGCCTTCCGGCTGACTGCCGTTGAGCAGCGCCGCCAACGTAGCGAATTTATTGATGACAATAGCCGGACCACGCGCGTGCTATCCGCCAGCTATCGCAACAGCTTGAGCGCGGGCGCGAATTTCTTTGTTGACCTCTCCCACCGCAGCGGTGCTGGTCAACCCGGTGCAACCAGCATATTGCTTGGCTTGTCGATACAGTTTGGTGCAAAAACCAATGCACAGCTTAGTGCATCCTTTCAAGGCAACCGCGATCAAACAGAGCTCGGCGTTTTTCGTCCCGATAGCTTGCCCGGCGACGTCGGCTATGCGTTGCAGGCAGGCGTTGGCGTCGTTGAACGTATCAGCGGGCTGATCAGCTATCGCGGCGATTGGGGCCGGATTCAGGGACAAGCCGAAAATATAGAAGGCCAGTCAGCAGCCCGGGTCTCAGCACGCGGTTCACTCATTTTTGCCGACAACCAGCTCTTTGCGAGCGAGCGCACCAATGGCGGTATCGTCGTGGTCGATGCGGGCGGCGTCGAAGGCGTTACAGTGGAGCGTGAGAACCGCCCTGCCGGCAAAACACAACGTTCCGGCAAATTCCTCCTCACCGAAATCACGCCCTTTGTTCCAACAAAAGTCGGAATCGATCCAAAGACCTTGCCGCGCGATGCTTTAGCTCGGAAGTTAAACGACATGATCGTGGTGGCTCCGCGATCAGCAACAAAACTGGATCTGGGTATCAGCCGATACGTGCCCTTGCGTTTTCAACTGTCCGATATGCGCGGACAAATTGTAGCGCCCGGTACAGTGGTCAGCGCGTTGCCGTCACGGAGCGAGTATATTGTTGGCTTCGATGGCATGATTGAAATCAACGAAGCATTGGGAGACACAGAACTGCGGCTTGAACGGTTTGATGGCAGTGTTTGTCACGCCAGCATGCAGTTCATGATGCCAGCCGAAAATGATGGAGTAGCTGCGCTGTCATGTGACGCTCAAACCAGGGCTTTGCCGCTCGCCGCGATGGGTATCGAGCAGATCAAACGTCGAAGAAACTAA
- a CDS encoding molecular chaperone codes for MLLRNDSDGVMAVQIRIFSWNQQDGSDNYSQSSDFIVSPSIVRIDPGRTQTLHIIASVKPDANVEASYRVVIDQLPQSVKQQPGAAQTRLRMTIPLFSGGDRAPEQNLRFSMTDNILSITNAGGRTAKIGGLSIEQASQPHKFPRRTTPRYILGGATVRVALPDGVQCDSDAVRITAIVDRKAIDAIPTQSCS; via the coding sequence ATGCTCTTGCGCAATGATTCGGATGGCGTGATGGCCGTGCAGATCAGGATATTCAGCTGGAACCAGCAAGATGGTAGCGATAATTACAGCCAATCCAGCGATTTTATAGTCTCACCATCAATCGTCAGGATTGATCCGGGGCGTACGCAAACATTGCATATCATCGCCTCCGTCAAACCGGACGCCAATGTCGAAGCCAGCTACCGCGTGGTTATCGACCAGCTACCGCAAAGCGTCAAACAACAACCCGGCGCGGCCCAGACCAGATTGCGGATGACGATACCCTTATTTAGCGGCGGAGATCGCGCGCCAGAGCAAAATCTCCGTTTTTCCATGACCGACAATATATTGTCGATCACCAACGCGGGCGGTCGAACGGCCAAGATTGGCGGCCTGTCAATCGAACAAGCATCACAGCCCCACAAATTTCCAAGGCGAACCACGCCGCGCTACATTCTTGGCGGGGCAACGGTTAGAGTTGCACTTCCGGACGGTGTTCAATGCGATAGTGATGCTGTCCGGATCACGGCGATAGTCGACCGGAAGGCAATCGATGCGATCCCGACGCAAAGTTGCTCTTGA
- a CDS encoding nucleotidyltransferase family protein — translation MSAGELSSPPQPLWTAILLAGQRPEGDPMAEYCNVRYKALIPIHGQTMLERVTRALVKSPHIGRIVVMAQSPDALKAGLPADLAEDENIAFFPSTDGIATSIHSIVGSDAAPWPVLVTTADNALLTSAMIDRFFEEHRGQDVAVGVVERRTMLAAYPDARRTWLKFRGGAYSGANLFALQGEAAKPAVAFWSAVEKDRKKGWKIFAHFGPRLLLRALSQTIGFREAMAQAGERMGLRAEPIVLPMAEAAIDVDKPEDLALVTKILERRAGQASENRAI, via the coding sequence ATGTCCGCCGGTGAATTGTCTTCGCCCCCGCAGCCACTGTGGACGGCGATCCTGTTGGCGGGCCAGCGGCCCGAGGGCGATCCGATGGCCGAATATTGCAATGTCCGGTACAAGGCGCTGATCCCGATCCACGGACAGACGATGCTCGAACGGGTAACGCGCGCGCTGGTCAAATCGCCGCATATCGGCAGAATCGTCGTGATGGCGCAATCGCCGGACGCGCTGAAAGCTGGTCTGCCTGCCGATCTCGCCGAGGATGAGAATATAGCCTTCTTCCCGTCGACCGACGGTATCGCGACCAGCATTCACAGCATTGTCGGCAGCGATGCCGCGCCATGGCCGGTGCTGGTGACCACGGCCGACAATGCGCTGCTGACCAGCGCAATGATCGACCGTTTTTTCGAAGAGCACCGCGGCCAGGATGTTGCGGTCGGGGTGGTCGAGCGCCGGACCATGCTGGCCGCTTATCCCGACGCCCGCCGCACCTGGCTGAAATTCCGCGGCGGTGCCTATAGCGGCGCCAATCTCTTCGCCCTGCAGGGGGAAGCGGCAAAGCCGGCGGTCGCCTTCTGGTCGGCGGTCGAAAAGGATCGCAAGAAGGGCTGGAAGATTTTCGCCCATTTCGGCCCCCGGCTGCTGCTGCGGGCGCTCAGCCAGACTATCGGCTTCAGGGAGGCAATGGCGCAGGCCGGCGAGCGCATGGGGCTGCGGGCCGAACCGATTGTCCTGCCCATGGCCGAAGCTGCAATCGATGTGGACAAGCCCGAAGATCTGGCGCTGGTGACGAAGATATTGGAGCGGCGGGCGGGTCAGGCCTCGGAAAACCGTGCCATCTGA
- a CDS encoding tetratricopeptide repeat protein has protein sequence MATAGLTVEEQKAVEVFQREVVTPSMDKLVILDFWAEWCGPCKALAPMLEKVAAQYADKGVVLAKINVDENKFIAAQFQVQSIPTVYAIFQGKPVADLTSARSESQLTGALDQLLEQLPVGGGEEPKQDIAPLLAMGEEVLAEGDAERAAGVFAQIADMAPDNVEAVGGLIRALVAADHIEQAEAALAGLPDELRSDPAIERAQTTLQLAKDKPDAGALEALQAAVAANDKDHQARFDLASALIANGDHDAAAKHLLTIIAADKDWNEGAARQKLLSLFEMVGLEDEWVAATRRKLSAVLFG, from the coding sequence GTGGCAACAGCAGGACTGACGGTTGAAGAACAGAAAGCGGTAGAGGTCTTCCAGCGGGAAGTCGTGACACCCAGCATGGACAAGCTGGTGATTCTCGATTTCTGGGCGGAATGGTGCGGACCGTGCAAGGCGCTGGCGCCGATGCTCGAGAAAGTCGCCGCCCAATATGCCGACAAGGGCGTCGTCCTGGCCAAGATCAATGTCGACGAGAATAAATTCATTGCCGCCCAGTTCCAGGTGCAGTCGATTCCCACGGTCTACGCGATTTTTCAGGGCAAGCCGGTGGCGGACCTGACCAGCGCACGATCAGAAAGCCAGTTGACCGGCGCACTGGACCAGTTGCTCGAGCAATTGCCGGTTGGCGGTGGCGAAGAACCGAAGCAGGATATCGCCCCCCTGCTCGCCATGGGTGAAGAGGTTCTGGCTGAGGGCGATGCCGAGCGCGCCGCCGGAGTCTTTGCGCAGATTGCCGACATGGCACCCGACAATGTCGAGGCGGTCGGCGGACTGATTCGCGCATTGGTGGCGGCCGACCATATCGAGCAGGCGGAAGCCGCGCTTGCCGGACTGCCGGATGAATTGCGCAGCGACCCGGCGATCGAACGGGCCCAGACGACGCTGCAACTGGCCAAGGACAAGCCGGACGCCGGTGCTCTGGAAGCCCTGCAGGCCGCTGTCGCTGCCAATGACAAGGACCATCAGGCGCGTTTTGATCTTGCCAGCGCGCTGATCGCCAATGGCGACCATGATGCCGCGGCAAAACATCTGCTGACCATTATCGCTGCGGACAAGGACTGGAACGAAGGCGCCGCACGCCAGAAATTGCTGTCTTTGTTCGAAATGGTCGGCCTGGAAGACGAATGGGTCGCCGCGACTCGTCGCAAGCTCAGCGCTGTGCTGTTCGGATGA
- a CDS encoding LON peptidase substrate-binding domain-containing protein, translating into MSETKRLSIFPLAGALLFPGMHLPLHIFEERYRALINDAMARDRRIGMVQPKEAGNHPALFDIGCLGKIIDIEALDDGRFNVVLEGVARFRIVEEIDASTPFRQVRAEIEDDLEKDEVLASAERAALEIESRKFAELQGYQVDWDSIGRLDDMAFVNGIAQIAPFDAASKQALLEVDGLANRAELIIQLLQFFGRQDGDDDQVTLQ; encoded by the coding sequence ATGAGCGAGACCAAGCGCCTCTCGATTTTTCCGCTGGCCGGGGCGCTGCTGTTCCCCGGCATGCATCTGCCGCTGCATATATTCGAGGAACGCTATCGCGCGCTGATCAATGACGCGATGGCACGGGACCGGCGGATCGGCATGGTCCAGCCGAAGGAAGCGGGTAACCATCCGGCGTTGTTCGATATCGGCTGTCTTGGCAAGATCATTGATATCGAAGCGCTGGATGACGGCCGTTTCAATGTCGTGCTGGAAGGAGTCGCGCGGTTCCGGATCGTCGAGGAAATCGACGCATCCACGCCCTTCCGCCAGGTCCGGGCCGAGATTGAGGACGATCTGGAAAAGGATGAGGTGCTAGCCAGCGCCGAACGCGCCGCGCTGGAAATCGAATCCCGCAAATTTGCCGAGCTGCAGGGCTATCAGGTGGACTGGGACAGTATCGGCCGGCTCGATGACATGGCGTTCGTAAACGGAATTGCGCAGATCGCTCCCTTTGATGCAGCGTCGAAACAGGCGTTGCTCGAAGTCGACGGCCTGGCCAACCGTGCCGAACTGATCATCCAATTGCTGCAATTTTTCGGGCGGCAGGATGGCGATGACGACCAGGTCACCCTGCAGTGA
- a CDS encoding MarC family protein produces the protein MIELFISAFVTFFVVIDPPGCAPIYASLTSSAPPRDRRIMAIRAIFVAAVILLVFALFGEQMLGALGISLDSFRIAGGIMLFLIALEMVFEKRTERREDRAQEIMEKPEIEDVSIFPMAMPMIAGPGSIAAVMLLTSQHDGIDNALVILGALGSVLLLTLLGLIAAGPLMRVLGNKVEAVITRVLGVLLGALAVQFVVDGLNASF, from the coding sequence ATGATCGAGCTTTTCATCTCCGCATTCGTCACTTTTTTCGTGGTGATCGATCCGCCAGGCTGCGCACCGATATACGCCAGCCTGACCAGCAGCGCGCCACCGCGCGACCGTCGGATCATGGCCATCCGCGCGATATTCGTCGCCGCGGTCATCTTGCTGGTGTTCGCCCTGTTCGGCGAACAGATGCTCGGCGCGCTCGGCATCAGCCTCGACAGTTTTCGCATTGCCGGCGGCATCATGCTGTTCCTCATCGCGCTGGAAATGGTGTTCGAGAAACGCACCGAACGGCGCGAGGACCGAGCGCAGGAAATAATGGAAAAGCCGGAGATCGAGGATGTATCGATCTTCCCGATGGCGATGCCGATGATCGCCGGACCGGGATCGATCGCGGCGGTCATGCTGCTGACGTCCCAGCATGACGGTATCGATAACGCGCTGGTGATTCTCGGCGCCTTGGGCTCGGTTCTGTTGCTCACCTTGCTGGGGCTGATTGCAGCCGGCCCGTTGATGCGGGTTCTCGGCAACAAGGTCGAGGCGGTGATTACGCGTGTTCTTGGTGTGCTGCTCGGCGCGCTGGCCGTGCAATTCGTGGTCGACGGACTGAACGCAAGTTTTTGA
- a CDS encoding RadC family protein, protein MIHSDSRPAKNSSAQAILALVREAMLVSSKDTMLDRICLSKAEDVIEYLIVAMARLPVEEVRVLFLDSKNRLICDEVVSRGSISEAPIYPREILKRALAVDATALILAHNHPSGDPEPSEGDIDATRRLLKAASELGLTVHDHIIVGSEGWSSLRHWVSFQ, encoded by the coding sequence GTGATACATTCTGACAGCCGGCCCGCCAAAAACAGCTCGGCCCAGGCCATTCTTGCGCTGGTACGCGAGGCCATGCTGGTGTCCAGCAAAGACACGATGCTGGACCGCATCTGCCTGTCCAAGGCCGAAGACGTTATCGAATATCTTATCGTTGCGATGGCGCGGCTGCCGGTCGAGGAAGTCCGGGTATTGTTTCTGGACAGCAAGAACCGGCTAATCTGCGACGAAGTGGTGAGCCGGGGCTCGATATCCGAAGCGCCCATCTATCCGCGCGAGATATTGAAACGCGCGCTGGCGGTGGATGCAACGGCGCTGATCCTTGCCCATAATCATCCGTCGGGCGATCCGGAGCCCAGCGAAGGCGATATCGATGCCACACGAAGGCTGCTCAAGGCGGCCAGTGAACTGGGTTTGACGGTTCACGACCATATCATCGTTGGCAGTGAAGGCTGGAGCAGCCTTCGGCACTGGGTGTCTTTTCAGTGA